The Gammaproteobacteria bacterium DNA segment TATTTTAATTTTGGACAAGGAGAAGATTACGTCTATTTTGGAAACACTGAATTTAGAGGCGTTAATCAAGGCGATTTGCTTACTTTTAAGCCTATTCATCGTCAACAGACAGCTCAAAAAAACAATATTTTTCCAGATTATTATTTGATTTTTGTTGATCGGTTTCAAAACCTGATTAAAAAAGATTTAGATGAATGGATATATCTTTTCAAACATTCGATTACCCGATCTGATTTTCACGCGCCTAACATTGAAAAAGCCGCCCATAAATTGGATATGTTCAGCATGTCAAAAGAAGAAAGGCGTCGCTATGAACGCTATATTGAATCGCTGGTTATCGAAAAAGATATTGTTGAAACGGCTAAACAAGAAGGTTTTAAGGAAGGGTTAGAAAAAGGGTTAGAAAAAGGCAGACAAGAAAACCGTGCTGCACAACTCAAACTTGCACGCAATTTGCTACAATGCCTCTCACCCGAGATAATCTCGCAACAAACAGGCCTGTCCATTCAAGAAATCCTAGGAGAAAACTAAGATGAAATCCTTAGTTCTGGCGTCAATAATTCTGCTGTTCACCACCCAGATAGCCTCCGTTCATGCCACCACCCCGACGTCCGCGCCGGATAAAACCAAAGTC contains these protein-coding regions:
- a CDS encoding conserved hypothetical protein (Evidence 4 : Unknown function but conserved in other organisms), which encodes MTSPISETKLIRFDWAIKSILRDKANFDILEGFLSALLEEEIIIEQLLESESNAEENLKFNRVDLLVHDKEHRRFIIEVQSQREADYLERLLFGTSKVIVENLSLGEPYYKILKVISISILYFNFGQGEDYVYFGNTEFRGVNQGDLLTFKPIHRQQTAQKNNIFPDYYLIFVDRFQNLIKKDLDEWIYLFKHSITRSDFHAPNIEKAAHKLDMFSMSKEERRRYERYIESLVIEKDIVETAKQEGFKEGLEKGLEKGRQENRAAQLKLARNLLQCLSPEIISQQTGLSIQEILGEN